A portion of the Candidatus Omnitrophota bacterium genome contains these proteins:
- the dinB gene encoding DNA polymerase IV has protein sequence MERLILHLDMNAFFASVEQKSNPALRGKPVFVCGNRHSRTVVATASYEARAFGVKTGMPLHEALRLCPHATLVEGNPDKYAFLFRQVAGMMERYSPEIEIYSIDEAFLDLSSTAGRFGGAVAIAQALQRQVNGELGLPCSVGIGPNKLLAKLASGLKKPNGLTQIQPEQVQRLLADLPIEELCGIGRALQAVFNARGITTCGELAHVPLEWLISRFGSSMGRHVWCLARGIDESPVVPNHNTPPAKSMGHMHTLPHDTSDSGVIRGVLLDLCEKVGRRLRAAGAAGRTITVTIRYRDFTTFSRAHTLGRFLDDGLDIYEEACRIAIGDSPIWGLSPIRLIGVSVSSLSYEERQAWWLPQMIRRRQLVTACDRVNDRFGEDTVMRASTLEAYATARHYAIKHPRWNNFNSPQT, from the coding sequence ATGGAACGCCTGATTCTTCATCTCGACATGAACGCGTTCTTCGCCAGTGTGGAGCAGAAGTCGAACCCAGCACTGCGGGGCAAGCCGGTGTTTGTCTGCGGCAACCGGCATTCGCGCACGGTGGTGGCCACCGCCTCCTATGAGGCGCGCGCCTTCGGTGTCAAGACCGGCATGCCGCTGCATGAAGCGCTGCGGCTGTGCCCGCACGCCACGCTGGTTGAGGGCAATCCGGATAAATACGCCTTTCTCTTTCGCCAGGTGGCTGGGATGATGGAGCGCTACAGCCCAGAGATCGAAATCTATTCCATCGATGAGGCGTTTCTTGACCTGAGCAGCACCGCCGGCCGATTCGGCGGTGCTGTGGCCATCGCGCAGGCGCTTCAGCGTCAGGTGAATGGGGAGCTCGGCTTGCCGTGCTCAGTCGGCATCGGCCCAAATAAACTCCTCGCGAAGCTGGCGTCAGGTTTGAAAAAGCCCAATGGCCTCACACAGATTCAGCCAGAGCAGGTCCAGCGCTTGCTGGCCGATTTGCCGATCGAGGAGTTGTGCGGCATCGGCCGCGCGTTGCAGGCCGTCTTCAATGCCCGCGGGATCACGACGTGCGGCGAGCTCGCTCACGTGCCGTTGGAATGGCTGATCAGCCGCTTCGGCTCGTCGATGGGACGGCACGTGTGGTGCTTGGCGCGCGGCATCGATGAAAGCCCGGTCGTGCCGAACCATAACACACCGCCGGCGAAATCGATGGGCCACATGCACACGCTGCCGCATGATACGTCAGATTCCGGCGTCATCCGCGGCGTGCTGCTGGATCTCTGCGAGAAAGTCGGCCGCCGTTTGCGCGCCGCGGGGGCGGCCGGCCGCACGATCACCGTGACTATCCGCTACCGCGACTTTACGACCTTCTCGCGCGCCCATACGCTCGGCCGATTCCTGGACGATGGCCTTGACATCTATGAGGAAGCCTGTCGAATCGCAATCGGGGACAGTCCCATTTGGGGACTGTCCCCGATTCGGCTCATCGGGGTCTCGGTTTCCAGCCTCTCGTATGAGGAGCGGCAGGCGTGGTGGCTGCCACAGATGATCCGCCGTCGCCAACTCGTGACCGCCTGCGACCGCGTGAACGATCGTTTCGGCGAGGACACCGTCATGCGCGCCTCCACCCTCGAAGCCTACGCCACGGCTCGTCATTACGCCATCAAACACCCCCGATGGAACAATTTCAACTCGCCACAGACCTGA